The Arachis ipaensis cultivar K30076 chromosome B03, Araip1.1, whole genome shotgun sequence region AACTTTAAATTTGTTAAGGgatcaagtaaagagctttttacGATTTTTCACTACATTGGCTTATTTTCAGAAGGTGATAATAAGGTGGCAATGTCCAAGAAAGAACATGGCTTTCATATTGATGGATGTCTCAACACCAAACCAATGTTAAATGCCACACCGAATATCTCAGATGCTATTCGACTCAGTATGTCATCTATGAAGCAATCAATTAATGATTTAGCTTCCTTTTTTATTTCTAGAAGCTTTGAATTTATTAAGGGATCAAGTGAAGAATaaacaatatattttttttttcttttttccccttCCCATATATATGTTGGGATTCTAAGATTATTCCTTGCATTATGTGTAATGCTAACCTACATTTAGCTTTTTATGATTTTCAACTACATTGGCTTATTTTCAGAAAGTGATCCTATGGCAACATCCAAGGGAAAACATGGATTGCAAATTGATGGATGTCCCAATACCAAACATATTGTCAATAATGGCATACCAAGGGTCTCAAGTGCTACTCAAAACGGTTCGTCATCTCGGTGTTCTTTTCTATTTCttaatttgtttttctcattGGAGTCCTTTGATGTACCTGAAGCATTAAATCAATTTATATGACGAGTACAGGCAAAATCTTAAAAAAGATTAAGAGCGAGCAGGCAGACAGGAATCCCAGTGAGGAGTGCACTTTTAAGGACAAAGTGTGTGCAAAAGGTGTTTTCTTTTTGTCACTTCTGTTTGAAATTCGTTACTCACTCTTGATAGTGCTTGCAGCATGCTTTGGCATATGCTGCAATAtacatgaacatattctcaattGGTATCTGTTTTCCCAAAGAAGTTGCTTGATTTAGGCTAAAGCAATCAATGACTCATTATTCTAATTACAGGTGAAATGTCCAAAAGGATTAAAAAAGAGCCGCGTATGGATATGACTTACAACATGTCcagattcaaggatgaattcgaagcCAGAGGTATTGAAGTTCCCAAAGGTATCTAAGCCCTTTTTTGAATCTTCTGTTTTTAAGTCCTTTTACTCACTTTAAATCTCAGTATTGGCAACTGCTTTTTGTGATTATAGGCTTTCCAAAGGTTATCAAGAAAGAGTTTGAGAAGAGTTCACACAAGACTGAACAAAATGATGATAACGATGATGACAGTGATAACGTTCAATTGGCAGAAGTTGTGCGCTGCGTGGTACCCGATCATAATGATAATTTTCTTGTATGATGTTTACAAACCCTTTTTAGCTCTATATTCTATAGTCTATATAAACCATATGATATAATGAATCCAAATTGATTTTACATTACAAAATAGGCATATGGATTTGAAACAGATAGTTTCTTGAGATAGGAAGTGACATGAGTTTCCTTGCTTGGAGGAATGCCAAATTTTGCTACTTTGTTTTAGCTGGTAACTTTCTACATAGAACACTTCTTAAAATCTTCAGAGGGTGACGTGTCATCCTGTAATTAGAGGTAGAGAGAACCTTAGAAAACTTTAGAGGATACTGTTAAAATATAACAGGTTTAATTTTGGATAGGACATGGTAGAATTGTTTGATCCATGTTGTTGACCCTATCTGAATTATTGTCTTCAAATGTCAACACTAAGTCAGTCTAAATTTTATCTCACAACATTTTTCGTATGTTTTTAATCATTTGAACATTACTTTCGATGCAGGAATTGCCTTCACACTTGCATCAGTGCCGGAACTATAAAAATAACAGGATGGTGGTGATCCTGCAAGATCCACAGAAGAGACTATGGCCGGTTCTTTACCATGATCTTCATGATAAAAAAATGCATGGTACAAAAGCCTTTTATCTGATAAAAGGATGGTCACAATTTTACAGAGCCAATAATATTCAACCAGGAGATTTGTGTACTTTTGAACTTAAGGAGGAGGATAAACACATCTTCAATGTAGATATAAACCACAATTAATGATGGTAGAAAAATATTACATGTATTTTGGTTATATGTCTTATGCTGTGATGGCTTTGTATTAATGAACTTTCTTCACTTGTGTTTTACTACTGGAGATGCAATTGCAAAGTTGATTTAGCTTAAAGTTTAGAACTTTTTTTTTACCCTTCCATATACTgaatttatttactttcttgtattATTAGGTAGTATATATGTGAAGCTTAGCTTATCTGAGTCATGCTCCTCAACCACTCATCCAATAGTGGAgaaaggaaaatgagtaaattcCTTGTaccataaataaagaaaatatataaaacaaCTCTTTTGGTGAATATCCCAATATTTAGGtgaaaaataaaagttaattaCTCACTAGAAGATGTTTTTATGTAAATAATAGTTAAAGCTAAAATGGGAATATGTGTAATATTAAACAATTTTACAAAACAtgtcaaattatttaatgattttcAATTATAATCTTTATGAAAAAGACATTTTCATGTGAGcgagttattaaaaaaaatccgCATACAATTGTTACTACTATTATCAAAACTTTGAGACTAAAAGTGTAACACATTCTAGTGATGCTTAAGTTTTCTTAACTAGTTATTTTTCTATATAAGCAGCTAAAATCTATAAACAAGGAGTCTAaaagaaaaaaaccaaaaaacttGTACTATAACTAATAATGAAGACATAAAGCTGACAACTTAAAATTACAAGTATACCCCCAACAAAACATGTCAAATAATTTCCACTGTTGAGTCAACAGCTGCTGTGGTAGTAGCAGACACTTGATTTTGTTCCTTGACCACCATTCTTCTCATGTTCCTAAACCACTTTATGGTGCTTGAAGCATAGTCAAAAAAGTTAAGAGCAATATGAAGACCAATCCCAGCAATGATCCCATTTGCTATGGAGTATGTTAGTGGCATTAGCAGCATTGTAGCAAAAGCAGGCACTGCCTCCTTCATGTTGTTCCAATCTATGTCCTTCACCACCTTCATCATCatcactccaacaagcaccaatgAGGATCCTATGGCCCATGGAGGAACACTTGAGAATAATGGAGTGAAGAacaatgagaagaagaagaacatccCAATGAACACAGCAGTTAGTCCTGTTCTGCCACCTTCCCTCAAACCTGTTGGAGTAAAGCAGTTAGGAAAACTCAAGGATTAAGTTAAAAAATAATAAGGTAAGTTGGAGCTATATTTTGACTTAAGTGTAAGAAATTTTTATTCTATATATAGTgattgtttgggcgccattattttgataaaaaaaagatcttttttcaatgaaaaaatatttttttttattttttagcgtgtttggcaaatttcgagtagtaaaagtaaaagtactagaaaaatcagaaaaaatatctttttttagaagctgtaatttatatctttttttaaaagatcttttttccttaaaaaaagatgaaaaaagatgtttttcatgtaataaataaacaaaaaagtacttttatattgttatatccaaacataattgataaataaaaagatctttttgcatgaaatacccaaacataaaattacttttacttttgcataagatcttttaaaaaaagataactaaaaaaagatctttttttagaaACTCACCCAAACAAGTCCATAGTCTTATGTGTTAATACAAAAATTAGTTTgatgatgatattattgattattTAGTAACTATCTTTTAGTTAACTATACtgacaataaaaaataattaatttattcatttGTTTTCtgatggaaacataaaatttggGTCTTTGATTCTTGCTACTACTAATGTCTACAGAAATAACTAATAACTATTTATACATTTTATCAAATATACTAATTATACCAAAGTAATAATTATTAGGGGACAAAAGATATATTCACTAAATCCAAATTTTCACAACTCATTCAAAATTTTATGCATACCTGCTGATGATTCCACAAATGTTGCTGTGGTTGTAACACCCAATGTGGACCCTACAATGGTTCCAGCAGCATCAACAATGTAAGCCATGTATTCACCTTCAAAGTTACCTTTTTCATCCACAAACTCACCAATCTCAGCCATTGTATAAACTGTTCCAGTGATTGCAAGCACATCAACATAGAACAATGTGGCCAATGCAACCCAAACCTCACTCCTATTGAAGTCACTAAAACTAAGAACACCAGCCGTTGACTCTATCTTATGAAAGTCAACAACTTTCTTGAAATAGTTATAGTTTGCATCACCAAGTGGTGTATCAGGGAAATAAGTAACTCCTGTGTGCCTAAACCAAGACACAAATGTTACAAAGAGAATACCATAAATCATGCTTCCTTTCACATTCTTCATGAGCCCATAGCTTGTTATGAGTAGGCCCAAAAGCCCAAGCCAGAATTTTGGGCTTTGCATTCTACCACCAAGGCAGGCCCCAGTTACTGGGTCAACAATCTTACAAGCAGTGATTGTAACCAAATTTGAAGGATCAGGTCCAATAAGCCCAAGCCCCTGGTTTGATTGAAGGCCCACAAATGCAATGAAAAGCCCAATACCAGCAGCACAAGCAAGCCTAATAGAATGAGGGATAAGTTTTGCAAGCTTACCCCTCAAACCAAGAGCAGAAACAAGAAGAAAGAGAACACCTTCAATACAGACCACAGCAAGTGCAGTTTGGTATGAGAGGGGCCCACCATTTCCATGGTAACCAACCAAATTAAATGCCAAATAAGCATTTGGCCCCATGCCCGGGGCCAAACCAAATGGCAAATTTGCCAGTAATCCCATGGCCACCGTTGAAATCATTGCTGAAACAACGGTGGCCACCACAAGATCACTTTTTGTCTTTGCAAGACAAGTTTCGTAGCCTGCGTTAGGTTTGACGACGCAGTCTGCACTCTTAGGTGGAGTGCAGTCTGCAGTCGAACAAGTGCCACCGGAGACTGCGATGATGGTAGCATTAACAGTGATGATGTAAGCCATGGTAAGAAAAGTTGCCATGGCTGCACGAAACTCTCTTGTGAAGCATGTTTTTCTTGCTTCTAACTTGAAGTACTTGCCAAGAAAACACTTTGAGAATGCCCTATTTAGGGCTTTCTCCATTTTGATGAATGAGCTTGTAAACTTTGAAACAaacccatcaccaccaccaccaccttcttCCATTCTTGTTCCACTACCCAtcaatctctctcttcttctctttctaaGTTGTTTATGGTGCTCTCTCTAAGTTGATAATGAGTTATTTATATATGGAAAAGGAGTAATGGGGTGTCAAAGAGTATGATGAGTAGTGTATATAGAAAAGGAAGAGGGAGAAAGAATCATGAATAGGagatttcttttgttatttggtGGGTGTGATGAGAAAGCTGAAATCATGCAGAAGAGAGTGAATATACCGATTGTAACGTGTGGAATTAATATAGCATAGGTGGGGGGTTGCCTATGCTATATCAAGTTATGAACCATGGACAATTAATGAAGGATAGTGGACTTTTTTGAAAGTGGGAAACATTCATCGTATGAACTATAATAAAAAATGACGTGTTCAATTCAATAAATTAGCATTAATTTTTAGCAGGCACGAACACTTACTAGAGCAAAATGGATCTTCTTCAGTTTTTTTAACATTTAGATAAAATTTAGTGTGATCTTTCACCTTTAATTCTATAAGTgggacaaaaattaaataaaagagagagaataATAAATGAATAACATAATTAAATATTACATACTATCCAATTTTTTTTCACTGGAGAGGATTCATTTTCCTTATTAAAGTTCCTGTGTTTGCATGTCAGATATTTTGAATAACATATTTATTGATATTCATctttcttaataaaaaataaaaaataattttttttcaaacatacttagacacacctaaatatcatcacgtgtCAGTCTGTCTAAcctcatttttaatatatatttttaaaataaatttaaaaataatatatattattatttatcaaaacaaaaaataattttaaaattttatattattaaaaataattataaattattcaaaaaataGTTTATATTTTGTAATATATTTTTATGTCTTATAAAAGTTTAAAATTGGTATGTTGATATACGTTCCATGTCCATGTTAGTCTCTATGCATTATAGGGTCTGATGCATGAATCA contains the following coding sequences:
- the LOC107629347 gene encoding adenine/guanine permease AZG2, whose product is MGSGTRMEEGGGGGDGFVSKFTSSFIKMEKALNRAFSKCFLGKYFKLEARKTCFTREFRAAMATFLTMAYIITVNATIIAVSGGTCSTADCTPPKSADCVVKPNAGYETCLAKTKSDLVVATVVSAMISTVAMGLLANLPFGLAPGMGPNAYLAFNLVGYHGNGGPLSYQTALAVVCIEGVLFLLVSALGLRGKLAKLIPHSIRLACAAGIGLFIAFVGLQSNQGLGLIGPDPSNLVTITACKIVDPVTGACLGGRMQSPKFWLGLLGLLITSYGLMKNVKGSMIYGILFVTFVSWFRHTGVTYFPDTPLGDANYNYFKKVVDFHKIESTAGVLSFSDFNRSEVWVALATLFYVDVLAITGTVYTMAEIGEFVDEKGNFEGEYMAYIVDAAGTIVGSTLGVTTTATFVESSAGLREGGRTGLTAVFIGMFFFFSLFFTPLFSSVPPWAIGSSLVLVGVMMMKVVKDIDWNNMKEAVPAFATMLLMPLTYSIANGIIAGIGLHIALNFFDYASSTIKWFRNMRRMVVKEQNQVSATTTAAVDSTVEII